In Esox lucius isolate fEsoLuc1 chromosome 3, fEsoLuc1.pri, whole genome shotgun sequence, the sequence gaagagccgaaggggGGGCCTGCCAggagcggcagccagcgcctcctacctgccaggagcggcagccagcgcctcctacctgccaggaGCGGCAGCCagtgcctcctacctgccaggagcggcagccagcgcctcctacctgccagtaGCGGCAGCCAGTGCCGCCTGAGCCcaaggaggagtggcctctgccgcctgagcccgaggaggatttaaaatgtcatggcatctACACAtctcaaaagagttgggacaaggccatgtttaccactgtgtggcatcccctcttctttttataacagactgcaaacatctgggtactgaggagacaagttgctcaagtttatgaataggaatgttgttccattcttgtctaatacaggcttctagttgctcaactgtcttaggtcttctttgtcacaccttcctctttatgatgcaccaaatgttttctatggctgaaagatctggactgcagccTGGCCATTTCAGTAGCCGGAACCTTTTTATATGctgccatgacattgtaattgatgcagtatgtggtctggcattgtcatgttggaaaatgcaaggtcttccctgaaagagacaacgtctggatgggagcatatgttgttctagaacttggatataactgtcagcattgatggtgcctttccagatgtgtaggctgcccatgccacacgaactcatgcaaccccataccatcagagatgcaggcttctgaactgagtgctgataacaacttgggttgtccttgtcctctttagtccggatgacatggcgtcccagttttccaaaatgaacttcaaattttgattcgtctgaccacagaacacttttccactttgccacagtccattttaaattatccttggcccagagaaaacgcctgcgcttctggatcctgtttagatacggcttcttctttgacctatagagttttaacCGACAATggcaaatggcacggtggattgtgttcaccgacaatattttctggaagtattcctgagcccatgttgtgatttacattacagtatcattcctgtatgtgatgcagtgctgtttgagggcccgaagatcatgggcatccagtatggttttccggccttgacccttacgcacagagattgttccagattctctgaatctttggatgatattatgcactgtagatgataacttcaaactctttgcaatttttctctgagaatctcctttctgatattgctccgctatttttcgccgcagcattgggggaattggtgatcctctgcccatcttgacttctgagagacactgccactctgagaggctctttttatacccaatcatgttgccaattgacataataagttgcaaattggtcctccagttgttccttatctgtacatttaacttttccggccttttattgctacctgtctaaatttttttggaatgtgtagctctcatgaaatccaaaatgagccaatatttggcatgacattacaaaatgtctcactttcaacattcaatatgttatctatattctattgtgaattaaatataagtttatgagatttgtaaattattccattccttttttactcacaatttgtacagtgtcccaacttttttggaatcgggtttgtatttggAAAAAAAGACCGTAGTCTATATAGCAACATAAAAGCCGTAACAATTGTGTGTGATTGCTTTTGCAgaagtgtgtgtatggagtgTATGCTTGTATGACTGCTtgttccctaaatagttcttgcttAGTTTAgagctgtgttttgggtcattgtcctgttgtaggaggaaactgactccaatcaagcgccgttCACAAGGTATggtatggcattgcaaaatggagtgatagccttccttcttaaAGATCCTTTACCCTCTACAAAACTCCTACTTTACTACCACCGAACCACCCACCATCACATTGTCTCCAcgatgcttgacagatggcgtcaagcactcttACAGCATCTTGTCATTTGGTCTGTATCTCACAGGTCCTGTTACCTTTCATATGAGTAACAGGACTGAAAGTAACAGGACTGAAAGTAACACCataacatttgcaaatacattaaatgtagCAACATGGCATCAATGAGAACCCAACACTTACCAAGTAATTTACCAGAACTAtcttgtaataaaaaaatacaataacatccAAGAAATAATTTAGGTAACAGGACTGAATGTTGATATTGACATTCTCAGTCATACTTACAATATgttaataaaacaaagaaaaagtgTGTGAGAACTAACTTTTGGTCTTCCAATTGCCTTCAGGAGACTCAGATGATGCTACTTCCTGTTGCTTGTGTGACTTGTGGAATATCCGACATTTCTATGAGGGGGAATGTTTCAGGGTACAGCACTGAGTGAAAACCTGGGgacatgacatttttattttagctaACATTATGAATTTCCAATGGGAAAATGCTTTTTGTTTAAATTGGAAATTGTcacacaataattaaaaaaaaagacctgAAGGATTCTAATCATTGCATTTCATTATGAAGTGTAGCATTAGAGAGAGACGGGctaaaatcatatttttccagtgttttaggtagtttttattatttttttacatgaagTATCATCAAATTGCAATTAGGACAAAGTGAACAGATCTTTATGCCTGCCTGGTGGACGGAAAAAGGCACAGATTCTGCGGAATGGCCCTTTTATTAACGTTGTACTGATTCTCATtacctacagtggggcaaaaaagtatttagtcagccaccaattgtgcaagtgtACCTATGTAATTTTCATCAACTATGAGAGAccaaatgacaaagaaaatccagaaaatcacattgtaggattttttatgaatttgttggtaaattcctctgtaaaataagtatttggtcacctacaaacaagcaagatttctggctctcacagacctgtaacttcttctttgagaggctcctctgtcctccactcattacctgtattaatggcacctgtttgaacttgtaatcagtataaaagacacctgtccacaacctcaaacagtcacactccaaactccactatggccaagaccaaagacctgtcaaaggacaccagaaacaaagttgtagacctgcaccaggctgggaagacaatctgcaataggtaagcagcttggtgtgaagaaatcaacagTGGGAGCAATtctaagaaaatggaagacatacaagaccactgataatctccctcgatccggggctccacacaagatctctccccgtggggtcaaaatgatcacaagaacggtgagcaaaaatctcagaaccacacggggggacctagtgaatgacctgcagagagctgggaccaaaggctaccatcagtaacacactacaccgccatggactcaaatcctgcagtgccagacgtgtccccctgcttaagccagtacatgtccaggcccatctgaggtttgctagagagcatttggatggtccagaagaggattgggagaatgtcatatggtcagatgaaaccaaaatataactttttggtaaaaactcaactcgtcctgtttggaggagaaagaatgatgagttgcatccaaagaacaccataccgactgtgaagcatgggggtggaaacatcatgctttggggctgtttttctgcaaagggaccaggacgactgatccgtgtaaaggaaagaatgaataggGCCATGTGTCAGGAGATTTTgaatgaaaacctccttccatcagcaagggcattgaagatgaaacgtggctgggtctttcagcatgacaatgatcccaaacacaccgcccgggcaacgaagaagtggcttcgtaagaagcatttcaaggtcctggagtgacccaaaataccagcaacagtgtgtgaaaaccttttGAAGACTTagagaaaacgtttgacctctgtcattgccaacaaagtgtatataacaaagtattgagatgaacttttgttattgaccaaatacttattttcaacCATAAtgtaccaataaattcattaaaaatcctacaatgtgattttcaggatttcttttctaattttgtctctcatagttgaagtgtacctatgatgaaaattacaggcctctctcatctttttgagtgggagaacttgcacaattagtggctgactaaatacttttttgccccactgtacatagtgTTGTACACATAAGTAaatgcattaataaaaaaataaagcaaacaATGACTATGATAGAAATTGTTATGTTGAACCAAACTATTACATGTTtattctctttcacacacacaggtacttTACCTTATATGCACACACatagaaattacaaaaatacatcCAAGTAACTGATATGAAAAGTAAGCCAGTTAGAATTagtttattattgttatagAGCAATCATGCAGACTATGAAAATGACAGTCATGGCATAACATCATTGCAATGTAATAAAgctatattatttatttaataaatgcattagtATTAGTATTATCAAATCAAGCCTTTTGTCTATATTCTTAAAGTTTTTCTGTAGAAGTCCTGTGTAGAAGTTGCTTGAACAGTTTATTTGAGTAAGTATTATATTTATGGATACAAAATGCCATTTgagtcaaaacatttaaatgtttatttctattgATTTGCTATTTGCCATCACACTAGTGATTAACAGCATGTCCGTGAAAAGACAGTTCTATCTTATCTAAAGGTAAGAATATCAAGTTTCTCAATTAAAGCACCTTTTAACTTTGTAGGAATTTATAAAACAAACGTTACAGTGATAGGGTTTCTCAGGTTGTAGAGGGAGGCATAGTTTGAATTATTGCACAAAGGCTCTGGTATGAATACAACACATCATCACTATGTACAGAATATACAGTGATAGACAGACCTGAAAATATCATTCTCATCACAGTCTATGTTATATAGGTTAAAACAAGAAGAAACTTATACAAAGGAGAAACCAGGTATTTAGCATACATTTCATCACTAACAAACAAATGAGGTGGCTTAATAGTGCTGTATTCAAAATAAAGGAACTGATGTTAATAATGTCAGTGGTTGCAGTTTTTTACATGAGCGAGCAGCAGGGCTttgatttatttgtaatttttttcaggTTTTGCTTACCTGTTGGCAAGCACTTTGCTGTCCCATTCTTGTCAGACTGTCCGTCTGAATAGAGGTAGTGTACCTCTTTGGCCTGTAGACCACGATAGACCAACCTCTTTGCTGATGCAATGCTAGTGTTACAATTGGCTGTGGGCTCTGCCAAGTATTGTAGTAAGTTCTGTCGAGGTTGAAAGTGATTGTAGCCTTCCGTGTTGTAGATGCTAAACTCATGATTACTTTCATCCACCCCATCCTCATCTCTAATGACGACAAGTTCGGCCCGGATAGATCCTTCATAGCCAACACCACATCCACTGTCATCCTTGGTGGTCTGGTAGCCCATAAAAATAGCAGTGACAGGGTCGGACATGTCCATTGCATTCAGGACACTAAAATGCGAGTCTACCTGGCAGATAGCGGACGGCCTTCTGTCCTTTTCAGTTATTGAGTCATAAAACATCCCACCTTGCTGTTTCTCTCTAGAGCTATGGTAAGAGTCATGGTTGGGGTGAAACTCTGCAGAATATGAGAAAGGGTTCTGATTGTACCCGTTGGTGAGTTGGAAGTACTCTTCATCCTGCCTGCCAATAAAAGAGTGAACTGGAATGTGAAGGGAGGAGGAAACAATTTCTGGTCCTGAGTAGTGGACTCCAGTGATGTAGATACGCTCCTTCCTGGCAGGGACATAACTTTCATATGACTCCTGCTTAAACCCAGTCCCGTTGATTCTGTTAACGAGTTTAGCATGACCCGGTTGGGGTCTGCTGGGGGCCCTCCTGCTGCAGGTGGTGGACAATGCAGGCAGGGATTTTAGGTTGCCCTGGTGATTCAATGTAACATCTCGGAGCAGCTCCTCTAAATTAGAGCTGAATTGCTGGTGGCCCCGTGGGTCAATGTTGGGAGAGAATCCCGGCACTGACTCCTGGTGGCTTTGTGAACCATTTTGAGACATCTGAGACCTAGCAGCTCTCAGCAGCTCCTCCACCTCCGTAGGACTGAGCTCATTAACTCCATTAGAATCATCTCCAAGCTGAGAACCATCAGACCGTAGGGCATAGATGGACTTGCGGCCGTCGTCATAGACTTTGACCCCTCGTTGCTGGATTTCCTGTGGGGTGACAGTGGATGAGGACAGTACATTGCTCTCTCCAGTATCGATGTCCTTCTGGACATTGACCTCCAAGGCAAAAATGgctggaggagagacagagaggaagaggaatatAATAGTTTATCTAAAACAGTGGGTTGTCACTAGGGATGGgcatttttggcaatttcttaTTTCGATCATTGATAGTGTCCGTCATGGAGACAATGATCACAATTTAATATTTTAGCAATATTTTGGATTACATTAGCACTTTCTGATaaaccaaaatgttattttacaatatattaGCTAAAATGACATATTAGTCAGAGTAAAACTGACTTATATTACTGAACAACACATGATTGATGAATACTGAATACAATATAAAGGATATGTTCTTCATCATAAAAATGAACAcatcccagatagcaaaaaatatccgcacggcttctttttgccgctgGCCCTAaactgtcggctataggtgcgtgcTGCTGGCGGAGATGAAatgtttgccgccgaatacgtcactcccgtttctggcggttgcctcggtctaatgGACCGCGGTCGTccggcggcaagacgcttttaaatacaaggctactctcaaaatcgaccagcCATGTtttcgcatcagttcgtcgctcaatcgcgagttaaaGCCTGCAgcctgctagctagcaaagtcatcgactaccatcgtttaagtaagtacgtttcctttttgtgtaacgcaatattatgtttacattgtttttagtttatatatttaaaatgtgtagtcatctttgttcttgcctaactagctaaagtagccttgtttacgcaatgttgctagtacatgtagaaGTTTAACGAactataataggtagcaaaagctttacatctagaaagactaagtttaacttttagtgttttctaacgatgtatatatgttgtttaaattattttgtttgcctaaacaagtatgctgctagtccagtagctagagtggctagtaagtgttagctagcacatgctgttttgcctttgttacagtataCACTGTAgctagcaagttttgtgctgtgttgctactgtactggatttaaggcgattctaattctctgaactgctgtactttttatgtttgaggaaaattctgtgttcacttgaatcacaacactcggtgaatacattttatttttaacaatttcactgttccacatttggctgataatgtttcctcCCCACAGTATAGcgactgtatattcctaacgttaacaatccggttttgttcatgttttcttgcagataccttggccagagcataaccggttatcttcacccaagagacctactgttgttcaatcgttttggctttaaaggtaaatgcattgttagtcacaatgtctagttactgggccaaaaggaaaataatattgaaaagagttgagagggacaaacaggacattcacttgaatcactacatgctacagaagttgcatcgattccagaaaaccaggaaaatgttgagccatctgtagacttcagagctggtatgtaaaatgtattgctgtgatgcttaatttgtgatcctgtaactaaactatacactttgttagattttcaaaattctgttctctctttctcagaaccaggtttctccccagtaatccagactccacttcacagagccaagagtttgagtacaagtaagtgatgttatttgtgacgttttttgtcttggaaactattgcttctatttaagattaggaatccttttatccataatctgtttttcattagggcacttgactttatGGAAAACTAGGTGTTGAGGTGTGTTGTaaatatcattagctttgcacagttaaattattgtttcattactgaatatgcaatctctgcagtgaaatcaaagctgttatgtttgttcccccagctcgtcaagtactaagctttacaccaccagcaccaaatttaccctggcagcatatgggtgaaaacgctggaggtatgtaaaactaagttttacatttgagtccaattcattaaatgtatgcaattacttcaaacatatttttacgtcaatgattatcaataggagaaagtcatcgctttgttattggcccttggacgcccctggcatctcgtgtacagcacaaagttttcagctgtgaaggtatattctaggcctatgtcttattttccagtgttttaacagtattgaaaatattgcctttagtagttgttttttaatttttatgtagatttaaagtgactccagaatgaaaaccaagctctgagggaggagaaccaagccttgggggaatgcaatgcacaagcaggtgagaacgtgcactctttcgtaaatgttacttttttgtgtgtaatgtaggttcagaattaccatatgcctttgattttgtggcttcggatgacagcggctcacttcaagagcaggtgaagcaagtagggacaatgttgaagacgtttgctctcactgggcaatcaggtacacctgtggttgttagtttaatacctgtacatgtagtagacctagatataaatgttgtagtttagtatttgagggaccaggactgactactttttttcttttattctgggaacccctgtaggtgcgttacctgaaaggagcatctgaccgtgaaggcagaaaaaggcgccgcacagctgagaaggacccacagccgacccctttAACCTAGGctaactactgacaccccagcatcactgacaactggaacactttctttatcctgcagtcagtaacatcaagaagccagactacactcaccaaatccaccctggttgtttttgtattttaactttagtattggcttatttcattccgtcttaacgattctattatagtttgtaaatcctatttcatacctgttacttgatattgctagtaccaaaattctactttcatttcatcagtgtgcttaactgttattctattaataatagcttggaaatactatttcatacctctgatacttgatattgtaCATTACcttgtaccaaatattctacttagtctgtttttaacatcagcatttttcattccatcacagtgcttaactgttattctattgttaaatatagcttgtaaatccttg encodes:
- the palmda gene encoding palmdelphin isoform X1; translation: MEEADLVKERLQVIMDKRKVQEDITHNKLELDKEKLKLQHLKKRSLRNQWLMDGVSNQTVQQRETLRGDKQQTKLLQTTIRRIEKEIEALERDEAMISKKESFILKRLKAIEKTPEEVIQESKKNFKDAIFALEVNVQKDIDTGESNVLSSSTVTPQEIQQRGVKVYDDGRKSIYALRSDGSQLGDDSNGVNELSPTEVEELLRAARSQMSQNGSQSHQESVPGFSPNIDPRGHQQFSSNLEELLRDVTLNHQGNLKSLPALSTTCSRRAPSRPQPGHAKLVNRINGTGFKQESYESYVPARKERIYITGVHYSGPEIVSSSLHIPVHSFIGRQDEEYFQLTNGYNQNPFSYSAEFHPNHDSYHSSREKQQGGMFYDSITEKDRRPSAICQVDSHFSVLNAMDMSDPVTAIFMGYQTTKDDSGCGVGYEGSIRAELVVIRDEDGVDESNHEFSIYNTEGYNHFQPRQNLLQYLAEPTANCNTSIASAKRLVYRGLQAKEVHYLYSDGQSDKNGTAKCLPTGFHSVLYPETFPLIEMSDIPQVTQATGSSII
- the palmda gene encoding paralemmin-2 isoform X2; the encoded protein is MEEADLVKERLQVIMDKRKVQEDITHNKLELDKEKLKLQHLKKRSLRNQWLMDGVSNQTVQQRETLRGDKQQTKLLQTTIRRIEKEIEALERDEAMISKKESFILKRLKAIEKTPEEVIQESKKNFKDAIFALEVNVQKDIDTGESNVLSSSTVTPQEIQQRGVKVYDDGRKSIYALRSDGSQLGDDSNGVNELSPTEVEELLRAARSQMSQNGSQSHQESVPGFSPNIDPRGHQQFSSNLEELLRDVTLNHQGNLKSLPALSTTCSRRAPSRPQPGHAKLVNRINGTGFKQESYESYVPARKERIYITGVHYSGPEIVSSSLHIPVHSFIGRQDEEYFQLTNGYNQNPFSYSAEFHPNHDSYHSSREKQQGGMFYDSITEKDRRPSAICQVDSHFSVLNAMDMSDPVTAIFMGYQTTKDDSGCGVGYEGSIRAELVVIRDEDGVDESNHEFSIYNTEGYNHFQPRQNLLQYLAEPTANCNTSIASAKRLVYRGLQAKEVHYLYSDGQSDKNGTAKCLPTGTGL